The following proteins are co-located in the Primulina tabacum isolate GXHZ01 chromosome 11, ASM2559414v2, whole genome shotgun sequence genome:
- the LOC142519451 gene encoding heavy metal-associated isoprenylated plant protein 35-like yields MAASEKPPSQPLPLQYQTWVLKVSIHCQGCKRKVKKVLQSIEGVYTTAIDSQQQKVTVIGNIDPQILVKKLIKIGRPAEIWPEKPAEDNEKKPGNDPKSNENSEDEEETTAEGNNGNIQVKVTSPRFNGGNGGAATVRFAGVDTVIVDNRAPGNVTGGGAPSAVDHGSSRGVPGGGKKKKKKRKKSSGNTGPPSNSAPGGTGSEIPKTGPIQSIDPVNVNRQSQNVIHFPPQQAYVVCYNTAYPTASDAPAYYTQSSPYTYASYAHQEVQFKPLDSFEVLSDENPNACHIM; encoded by the exons ATGGCGGCCTCAGAAAAACCTCCTTCACAACCACTTCCCCTTCAATACCAG ACTTGGGTTCTCAAAGTTTCAATCCACTGCCAAGGCTGCAAAAGAAAAGTTAAGAAAGTTCTGCAAAGCATTGAAG GGGTTTATACGACAGCTATCGACTCCCAGCAGCAAAAGGTTACTGTTATTGGAAACATTGATCCACAAATCCTTGTCAAGAAACTGATAAAAATCGGTAGGCCTGCGGAGATATGGCCCGAAAAACCGGCAGAAGACAATGAAAAGAAACCTGGAAACGATCCGAAAAGCAATGAAAATAGTGAAGATGAAGAGGAGACCACCGCTGAAGGTAATAATGGCAATATTCAAGTGAAGGTCACCTCTCCAAGATTTAATGGCGGGAACGGTGGTGCAGCAACTGTTAGGTTCGCAGGAGTTGACACTGTTATTGTGGATAACAGGGCGCCTGGAAATGTTACCGGCGGCGGTGCTCCTAGCGCTGTAGATCACGGAAGTAGCAGAGGAGTCCCAGGTGGcggtaagaagaagaaaaagaagcgAAAGAAGAGCAGCGGAAATACAGGTCCACCGAGCAACAGTGCACCAGGAGGCACTGGATCAGAGATTCCAAAGACGGGACCCATTCAAAGTATTGATCCCGTTAACGTCAACCGTCAGTCACAGAATGTGATTCACTTTCCTCCTCAGCAAGCATATGTGGTGTGTTATAATACGGCATATCCTACCGCAAGTGATGCTCCAGCTTATTACACCCAATCGTCACCGTACACGTACGCGTCTTATGCGCATCAAGAGGTGCAGTTTAAGCCGTTGGATTCATTCGAAGTTTTGAGTGACGAGAATCCTAATGCATGCCACATAATGTGA